TATGATAGAGCTTTAGGAGCAAGTTATATAACTGGAATTTGGGAAACTTTAACTAAATTAGGAAAATAGTAAAATGTATAGGATATTCAGGAGGATAAAATGAAATTAAACTTAAATGAGATGAAAAATATAAAAAATATAAGTGAAGTAGTGACTCCTGCATATGATATAGAAACTGTAAAAGAAAATACAATGAAGGCACCAAAGTGGTTACACTTTGGTGCTGGAAATATTTTCAGAGCTTATGTTGGGAAGATGCAACAAAATCTTTTAAATAAAGGGCTTGAAAATACAGGGATTATCGTTGCAGAAAGTTTTGATACAGAGATTATAGATAAAGTGTATAAGCCACATGATAATTTAACTTTATCAGTAATTCTATCAAAGGATGGAAATTTTTCAACTGAGGTTATAGCTAGTATAGTTGAATCTTTAAAAGCTGACACAGATAAAGATACTTTAAAAGAGATAGTAAAAGCTCCAACTCTTCAAATGATCAGTTTTACAATTACTGAAAAAGGATATAACTTAAAAACTCCAAATGGAGAATATATGAAAGTTATAGAAGAGGATTTCCAAAACTCTCCAGAAGAAGCAAAACATATAATGAGTATAGTAACTAACTTACTATATGTTAGATTTAAAGCTGGAGCAACTCCAATTGCTTTAGTAAGCATGGATAACTGTGCTGGAAATGGAGATAGAGTAAGAGCAGCTGTTCTTGATATAGCAGAGCATTGGGTAGAAAAAGGATATGTAGAAAAAGAGTTCTTGGCTTATGTATCAGATGAAAAAAAAGTAGCTTATCCTATTTCAATGATAGATAAAATTACTCCAAGACCTGCAGAAGTAGTAAAAGAGCACCTAGAAAAATTAGGTTTTGAAGATATGAATATAGTAGTTACTTCTAAAAATACTTATACAGGAGCTTTTGTAAATGCTGAAGCACCAGAGTATTTTGTAGTAGAAGATAAATTCCCTAATGGAAGACCAGAATTAGAAAAATCAGAAGCTGGAGTATATGTAACAGATAGAGAGACAGTAGAAAAAACAGAGAGAATGAAAGTTACAACTTGTTTAAACCCATTACATACTACACTAGCTGTATACGGTTGTCTATTAAATGAAAAAACAATATTTGATGCAGTATCTAATCCATATTTAAATAAATTAATAAAAAATATAGGATATGGAGAGGCATTAAAAGTTGTAGATGACCCAAAAATATTAAGTCCAAAAGCATTTATAGATGAAGTTATCAATGAGAGATTTGCTAATAAATTTATACCAGACCAACCTGAGAGGATAGCAACAGATACATCTCAAAAAGTAGGAATAAGATTTGGAGAGACTATAAAAGCATATTTAGCAAGTGATGAATTAAATGTAGAAGATATTAGATATATACCACTTGTATATGCTGGATGGTTTAGATATTTATTAGGAATTGATGATAATGGAAATGAAAGAAGTATTAGTCCAGATCCTATGTTAGATATGTTAAAAGAAAAAATGGCAGGAATAGAGTTTGGAAAACCTGAAACTTATAAGGGGCAACTAAGAGAAATCTTAAAAAATAGGATGATATTTGGAGTGGATTTAGAAGAAGTAGGAATGGCTGACAGAGTAGAAAAATATTTTGTAGAGATGTTGGCTGGAAAAGATGCAGTAGTAAATACATTAAAAAAATATTTAGGAGAATAGAGGAGGAAAGATGAAAAAGTTTTTAAATCTATTACTAATAGTAACTTGTTTATTTATTCTTGGAGCTTGTGGAAAAGGAGATAATAGAAGAATTATTAGGATATCTCATAACCAAGCACAGGACCATCCTACAAATATAGGATTATTAGCATTTGAAGAGTTTATAGAAAGTAAACTTGGAGATAAGTATGATGTACAAGTATTCCCTAATGAATTACTAGGTTCACAAGTAAATACAGTTGAGTTAACACAAACAGGAGCAATAGATTTTGCTGTAGCAAGTAATGCTATATTAGAAAGTTTTGATAATATCTATCAAATATTTAACTTACCATATCTGTTTGATAGCCCAGAACATTACCATGCTGTAATGGATAATGCAGAATTGATAGAGCCTATTTTTACATCTACTGAAAAATCAGGATTTGAAGCAGTTACTTGGTTAGATGCAGGAACTAGAAACTTTTATACAGTAAAAAAACCTATTAATACACCTGATGATTTAAAAGGATTAAAAATTAGAGTACAACAAAGTGCTTCAAATATAAGAATGATGGAATTATTTGGAGGAGCAGCAACTCCTATGGGATTTGGAGAAGTTTATACAGCTTTACAACAAAGCGTAATAGATGGAGCAGAAAATAATGAGTTAGCTATAACAAGTAATAAACATGGAGAGGTAGCTAAGTATTATTCATATAATATGCACCAAATGGTTCCAGATATTTTAATAGGAAACTTAAAATTCTTAAATGGACTTTCTCCAGAAGAGAGAGAAATATTTAATGAAGGATTTAGATTGATATCAAAAGTTCAAAGAGAAGCTTGGACAGAATCAGTTGAGAAAGCTAAAGCACAAGCTCAAAATGATATGAATGTGCAATTTATCTATCCAGATGTAGCTCTATTTAAAGAGAGAGTTTTACCATTACATGGAGAGGTATTAGAAGCAACTCCTAAATTAAAACCTATTTATGATAAAATTCAAGAGATAGGAAAACAAATAAAAGAGGGAGGGAATAACTAATGAATAATTTAAGAAATGCCCTTGATAAAATAATTATTGGAATATGTGTAATCTTATTTATGTTTATGACAGTGGTAGGAACTTATCAAATAACTTCAAGATATGTATTAAAAGATCCAAGTACAATATCTGAAGAATTAATATCTTATTCTTTTGCT
Above is a window of Fusobacterium mortiferum ATCC 9817 DNA encoding:
- a CDS encoding mannitol dehydrogenase family protein, whose protein sequence is MKLNLNEMKNIKNISEVVTPAYDIETVKENTMKAPKWLHFGAGNIFRAYVGKMQQNLLNKGLENTGIIVAESFDTEIIDKVYKPHDNLTLSVILSKDGNFSTEVIASIVESLKADTDKDTLKEIVKAPTLQMISFTITEKGYNLKTPNGEYMKVIEEDFQNSPEEAKHIMSIVTNLLYVRFKAGATPIALVSMDNCAGNGDRVRAAVLDIAEHWVEKGYVEKEFLAYVSDEKKVAYPISMIDKITPRPAEVVKEHLEKLGFEDMNIVVTSKNTYTGAFVNAEAPEYFVVEDKFPNGRPELEKSEAGVYVTDRETVEKTERMKVTTCLNPLHTTLAVYGCLLNEKTIFDAVSNPYLNKLIKNIGYGEALKVVDDPKILSPKAFIDEVINERFANKFIPDQPERIATDTSQKVGIRFGETIKAYLASDELNVEDIRYIPLVYAGWFRYLLGIDDNGNERSISPDPMLDMLKEKMAGIEFGKPETYKGQLREILKNRMIFGVDLEEVGMADRVEKYFVEMLAGKDAVVNTLKKYLGE
- a CDS encoding TRAP transporter substrate-binding protein, coding for MKKFLNLLLIVTCLFILGACGKGDNRRIIRISHNQAQDHPTNIGLLAFEEFIESKLGDKYDVQVFPNELLGSQVNTVELTQTGAIDFAVASNAILESFDNIYQIFNLPYLFDSPEHYHAVMDNAELIEPIFTSTEKSGFEAVTWLDAGTRNFYTVKKPINTPDDLKGLKIRVQQSASNIRMMELFGGAATPMGFGEVYTALQQSVIDGAENNELAITSNKHGEVAKYYSYNMHQMVPDILIGNLKFLNGLSPEEREIFNEGFRLISKVQREAWTESVEKAKAQAQNDMNVQFIYPDVALFKERVLPLHGEVLEATPKLKPIYDKIQEIGKQIKEGGNN